In Caulobacter segnis ATCC 21756, the sequence CACGCCACTTGGGCTCGGTGTCTTTGGGATTGTAGCGGGCCATCGGAAACCAGGTCTTGGATGCAGGAACGCGCCCCGAAGGCGACGCCGCGACAAGACTATGCGGTTTCGCGGCCGGAGCGCGCAGGAATATGGGGTCTCGGGGTCCCCTTCGCTCGGAAGCGGACCCCGCCGGGCCTTAGCCCTTGATGTTCGAGAGACGAAGCTGACGGGCGCGGGTCAGGATCGCGTTCTCGATGTCGGTCGCGGTCTGGTCGGCGACGGGCGCGTCGACCCAGTTGCCGTTCACGTCCTTGGACTGCTTGAACACCGTGACGTTCAGGCCATCGGCGCGCAGGCGGGTGTCCAGGATGTAGACCGTGGCCTTGAAGCGCTCGGCCGGGGTTTCCGGGTTCACGTACCAGTCGGTGATGATCACGCCGCCGTACGGATCCGCCGAAGCCAGCGGCATGAAGGCCAGGGTGTCGAGGCTGGCGCGCCACAGATAGCCGTTCACGCCGATCGAGCCTTCCGTCGCCGGAGCCCTGCCGCCGCCGCCGAAGCGCTTGAACGGGTTCAGGCCCGGCTCATCGCTTTGCGTGGAAAACGTCTTCGGGGGCTTGTTGCTGCTGCAGGCCGACACGCCCAGCATGGACAGAGCCAGGACGCCCGCGGCGACGCCGCGCATCACAGACCCACGCTCAAACGCCATAGTACCTCGCTCCAATGTCTCGCCGACGCGACTTGCGCTGTCCTGGCGCGCCCCCGCGGCCGGGAGCCGGTCTATAGCATGGCCGCGCCGCCTCAAAACAGGAATCGCGTGACCTCACCGCCACACGAGTCGATTGAATCGTACAATACGACCGGAAGTGCGACCAAAGGCCGGTTGACCGCGTTTCGGCCAAGCCTTTAATCGAAACCTAAGGGCGCCTCACCTATATGGGATAGGGGGCAACCGAGTACAGGCGGTGGGTAGCGATGTTCGCGAAGCGTTTTTTCCTGGCGGGGACTGCCGCGCTGATCCTGACGGGATCGGCGTCGATGGCCTTCGCCCAGGCCAAGCCGCACGCCGTCGCGCCGGATTTCAGCGCCAAGAACGACTTCACCAGCGCCGCCGCCGGCGTCCAATACCCGCAGGATGACAAGCGCACCCTGCGTTGGGACGCCAAGAAGGGCCGCTGGGGCCTGAAGCTGGACCTCGACCAGCCGACCAGCCGCGAAATGGAAATGCAGGACGTCCAGGCCGGGGCCTATTTCAAGGTCACCCCCTCGATCCGCGTCGGCGGCGCCGTCAGCCTCGGCGAGTCCAACCCGGCCCTGGCCGCCCGCAAGGCCCAGCAGCCCGAGGCCGCCCCGCGCGTTCGCCTCGAGACCGCCTTCAAGTTCTAAACCCGGCTTAGCCCGCCAGGGCTTCGACCGCCGCGATCCCCGCAACGCCGCTTCCCGCGAGCTGCGCGACCGTGTCCGCGCGCACGCCGCCCAGGGCGTAGACGGGCAAGGTCGTCGCCGAGACGAGCGCCTTCAGGCCGTCGACGCCCAGCGGCTGACCAGCCGAAGGGCTGTTGCTGGGAAAGACCGGTGAGACGATCACGGCGTCGGCCCCCGCGCGCTCGGCGGCCTGGACGGCCTTCAGGTCGTGGGCGGCGACGGTGATCAGGTAGCGGGCGTGCTCGGCGCGCAGCTTCGGGATCTCGCCGGCCAGCCGCTCGGGCATGTGCAGACCGTCGGCGCCGATCCCCTCGGCCAGCCCCGGATGGGCGCCGGCCAGCAGGATAAGTCCCCGTGCGTCGGCGATGGCGCGCAGGCGGCGGCCCTGCTCGACCGCGTTTTCGGCGCTGAAGGCCCGGAACACGATCCCCGCCCCGCGCGGCAGGCGCTCGGCGATCGCTTCGGGGGAGGCGACGCGGGCGGGATCGGTGAAGAACAGCAGGTTCGGGAGGACGCGATCGCGCACGGTCCTTGGCGGAAAGGCCGCCGCCGTCCTAGACAGGACCTCCAGTTCGCCGTCGCCTCGCAAGGCCGTTTCGCCCATGTCCCAAGCCCTCGCCGACATCCAAAGCCGCATCGCCGCCGCCGAGGCCCGCGCCGGGCGGGCGCCGGGCTCGGTCACGCTGGTGGCGGTCTCCAAGACCCAGCCGTGGGAGCATATCGCGCCCGTGCTGGACGCGGGACAGAAAGTGTTCGGCGAGAACCGCGTGCAGGAGGCGATGGAGCGCTGGGGCCAACGTCGCGAGGGGCTCGAGCTGCGCCTGATCGGTCCGTTGCAGACCAACAAGGCCCGCGAGGCCGTGGCCTTCTTCGACGTGATCGAGACGGTCGACCGCGAGAAGCTGGCCCGCGTGCTGGCCGAGGAAATCCAGCGCTCCGGCAGGGCGCCGCGCCTCTATGTCCAGGTGAACACCGGCGAAGAGCCGCAGAAGGCCGGGATCGCGCCGGGCGAGGCCGACACCTTCATCGCCGCCTGTCGCCAGACCTATGGCCTCGCGGTCGAGGGGCTGATGTGCATCCCGCCCTTTGACACCGATCCCGCGCCGCATTTCGCGCAGCTACGGGCGATCGCCGAGCGGAACGGCGTCGAAAAGCTTTCCATGGGCATGAGCGACGACTTCGAGATCGCCATCGTCGAGGGCGCGACCTCGGTGCGGGTGGGGTCGGCGCTGTTTGGAAGCCGAAACTACGGCTAGCCCGCGATCTCCACCGCGTCCCCCGGCTTGGCCGCCGCCAGCACGGCCTCGAGATCCGCGCGCGCCAAGGCCACGCAGCCTTCGGTGCCCGGATAGTTCTCGCGGGCCAGGTGCATGAAGATCGCCGAGCCCATCCCGGGAACCGGCGGGTCGTCGTTATGGCCCAGGATCACCACCAGGTCGTAGACGGCGTCGTCGCGCCACATCCGCTCGGCGCTGGCCGGATAGGGCAAGGTGACGGGGCGATTGTAGTTCGGGTCGCTGGGCGCGTCGCACCAGCCGTCCTGGGGTCGCGTCGCGCGGACGGGCAGGGCGGTCGCGGGGCCTTGGGTATAGACGTCCGGCCGATACCAGACCTCGCGCATGCGCCAGACGCCCAGCGGGCTCTTGCCATCGCCCTCGCGTTTGTCGCGCGCCGCGATGGCGCCGGCCTTGCCGATCGCACAGCGCAGGGTTCGGCCTTCGAGTTCGAAACGGCCATCGGCATAGGCGCGGAACAGCATCGAGACGTCGACTCCCGGACTTTAAGACCTTGCCCGGGGTTGTCCCGGAGGCCCGCAGCGGTGCATGTTTCGCCTTATGGCGCAACGCAAGACCCTTCTGCTGATCGACGACGATGACGACCTGCGCGGCGCCTTGGCCGAACAGTTGGCGCTCCACGAGGAGTTCGCGGTCAACGAGGCCGCCAGCGCCGGCGAGGGCGTGCGCATGGCGCGCGAGATCAAGCCGGACCTGATCCTGCTGGATGTCGATCTGCCCGACATGGACGGCCGCGAGGCCTGTCGCCTGATGCGCAAGAACGGCGTCACCGCGCCGGTGATCATGCTGACGGCGGCCGCCAGCGACAGCGACACGATCCTGGGCCTGGAGTCCGGGGCCAACGACTATGTGACCAAGCCCTTCCGCTTCGGCGTGCTGCTGGCCCGCATTCGCGCCCAGCTGCGCAGCTACGAGGCCTCGGAAGACGCGCTGTTCCGCATCGGTCCCTACGAATTCCGCCCCTCGGCCAAGCTGCTGGTCGACGAGAAGCAGAAGAAGGTGCGGCTGACCGAAAAGGAAACCAACATCCTCAAGTACCTCTATCGCGCCGGCTCCAAGCCCGTGTCGCGCGAGGAGCTGCTGACCGAGGTCTGGGGCTACAACGCCGGGGTCACGACCCACACGCTGGAGACCCACGTCTACCGCCTGCGCCAGAAGATCGAGCCCGATCCGGCCGTGGCGCGGATCCTGATCACCGAAATGGGCGGCTACCGGCTGCAGCCGTAGGCGTCTGAAAAGCCAACATTCCGTGTCATCCAGGCCGCAGCGGAGCGGAGAGCCGGGACCCAGGGGCAACAGCGGTGCGCCGGCCCCTGGGTCCCGGGTCGGCTATGCCGCCCGGGATGACACGCTTTTGTTTTCCCAAAGAAAAAGGGCCCGACCTTTCGGCCGAGCCCCTCTCAATCACATACAGACCAGACGCTTACGCGTTGCCGACCACTTGGCCGTCGGCCTGGGCCTTGCGCGCGGCGTAGACGCCGGCGAAGTCGATCGGGTCGATCAGGAACGGCGGGAAGCCGCCCTCGGCCGTCACGTCCGAGATCAGACGACGGGCGTAGGGGAACAGGAAGCGCGGGCACTCGATCAGCAGCACCGGCTCGAGGTCTTCCTCGGAAACGCCGGCGATGTGGAACAGGCCGCCATAGACGACTTCGACGTGGAACACGGCTTGCTCGTCGCGCAGAGCCCGGGCCGAAAGCTTCAGATCCACCTCGAACAGGCCATCGGGACGACCGCGGGCGTTCATCTCGACGCCCATGTCGATGGCGGGCTGAGCCGCGCCGGCGCGCAGGCTGTCGGGGGCCAGCGGGTTCTCGAACGAGAAGTCGCGAACGAACTGGGCCAGGATGCGGACGCCGGTTTGGCCGGCGGCCTCTTCCGTGGTCGCCTCGGGGGCGGTGGTGTCGGTCATTAGGACAAAATCCGTGATCGGCGCCTAAAACGCCTTGAGTAAGGTGGGCGCTGCTACCATGAGGGCCCGTCTGGCGCAACGCCAGGCGCCTGACGGGAGAGCGCGTCTCGCCTATATAGGAAGGACACGGGGCGTTCGCCTGGTTCGGACAGCTATTCCGAAACCGATGGACGCTCGACGATCCTTGAATATCCCCCTGGGCCAAAAGCCCGTCGCCGGACCTTGAAGTGCTCCAGATCCTGTTCCTCGCCGCGGTCGCCGCCATCGTTCTCTACCAGCTCTACGCCACCCTGGGTCGCCGGGTCGGCCGTCAGCCGGAGGACACGCCCGTCAAGGCCGGCGCTGGCGGCCCCGCGCCCGTCACGACCGATCCTCACCCCGTGCTGCGCTCGGAAGGCCTGGCCGCGCTGAAGGCCCGCCAGCCGGATTTCGATCCCGCCAAGTTCATGACCGGCGCTCGCGCCGCCTATGAGCAGATCGTCACGGCCTATGCCGATGGCGATCGCGAGACGCTCAAGCCGCTCCTTGCGCCGGAAGTGATGGCCAATTTCGAGCAGGCCATGGCCGCGCGCGAGGCCGCCGGCCGCAGCGAGAAGGTCGAGTTCCTGACCTCGCCGCGCCTCGATCTCGAAAGCGTCGACCTGGTCGGCGACACCGCCAAGGCGGTGGTGCGGATCCTGGCCGAGGTGCGCACCCGCACCAAGGACGAGCGCGGCGAGGGGGTCGACGACCGCCGCACCGCCGAGCTCTGGACCTTCGAACGCGAGGTCAGGAACGCCAATCCGAACTGGCTGCTGTCGTTCGTCGCCGCCGCCGAGGCGTGATGCGCGTCGTGCGGACCGTCTCGACCGCCACGGCCCCCCGTCTCGCTATTTCCGGGGCCTTGGCGGGCTTGCTGCTGAGCGCCTGCGCCAGCGTTGTCGCGCCCCCCGTGGCTCCGCCCGCGCCGCCGCCGCCGGTCCAGACGCCGCCCGCGCCGCCGCCTCAAGCGCAGGCGCCCGCGCCGCCCGCCGCCGTGTCCTTCGCGGACCTGCCGGGTTGGGGCGCAGGAAGATCATGGGGCGGCGCTCAAGGCCTTCCAGGTCGGCTGCGGCGTTTCGAAGGATCCGGCCTTGGCGCGTGTCTGCGACCAGGCCCGGGCGCTGGCCGCTTCGGACGCCGCCGCGGCCCGCGCTTTCTTCGAGGCCAACTTCCAGCCTCAGGCTGTCGGTGACGAAGGCCTGCTGACCGCCTATTTCGCCCCTCAGTATCCGGCGCGGATGTCGCGCAACGCCGAGTTCTCGGCCCCCGTGCGCCGGTTGCCGGACGATCTGGTCGTTCTGGACCTCGGCCCCTTCGAGCCGGCCCTGATCGGCAAGAAGGTCACCGGCCACGTCGAGGGCAAGACCTTCGTCCCCTATCCCGACCGCGCCGAGATCGAGGCGGTCCCGACCGACAAGCCCCTGGCCTGGATGCGGCCCGAGGAGCTGTTCTTCCTGCAGATCCAGGGCTCGGGCGTGCTCGTCCTGCCCGACGGCCGTCGGGTGCGGGCCGTGTTCGCGGGCACAAATGGCCGACCCTTCGTTGGCGTCGCTACGCCCATGCGCGACAAGGGCTTGCTGCCCGACAACAACACCTCGGGCGACGCCATCCGGACCTGGCTGGCCGAGCATCGCGGGCCCGAGGCCGACGCGATCATGCGGCTGAACCCGCGCTACGTGTTCTTCAAGACCACCTCGGACGACGGCAAGGAACCCGTGGGGTCGGCCGGCGTGTCCCTGCCGCCCGGCCGCGCCATCGCCGTCGATCCCAGCCGCCACGCCTATGGCGCGCTCTACTGGCTGGACGCCAGCGCTCCGGCCCTGGCCGGCGCCTTCCCGGTCTATCGCCGCCTGGCGGTGGCGCTGGACACCGGCGGGGCGATCAAGGGCGACGTCCGCGCCGACCTCTATATGGGCACGGGTCCCGAGGCGGGGGCCGAGGCGGGCCGCGTGCGCCATGTCCTGCGGCTCTACCGCCTCGTTCCGAAGCCGTAAGGTGAGCAAGAAGCCGCCGCCCCCTCCAGGCAAGACGGGCCCGGACGACGACCGTCGCCTCTGGCGGCTGGTCGCCTCGACCGTGACCCCGCGCGGGGCGGCCAAGCCGGAGAAGATGCGCAGCAAGGCGCGGATCCGGCCTTCGCTGAAGTCCGACACCGCCCTGCCGGCCGAACCACCGACGCGCCTCGTCTCGATCGCGCCGCTGCGGCTGCATCCCGAGCACCTGAAACCGGCCGCGCCGAAGCCGCTCAAGGGCCCGGCGGGTCACATCGAGCCCAATCGCAAGCTGCGGATCGTCAAGGAACGCGACCCGATCGGCGCGCGGCTGGACATGCACGGCCTCGACCAGGACCAGGCCCGCGCCACGCTGGAAGCCTTCATCCGCCGCTCGTTCAGCCAGGGTCACCGGGCTGTGCTGGTGATCACCGGCAAGGGCAAGGTGGGGCAGGGGGTTCTGCGCAGCCGCACGCCGGAATGGCTGACCGACCCGTCCCTGCGCGAGATGGTCGCCGGCGTCTCCACCGCCGACCGCCGCCACGGCGGCGAGGGCGCGCTGTACGTGGCGCTGAAGCGGCGGGTTTGAGGGATTCCCTCTCTCCATGAGGGAGGGATTTTAGGCCCGCGACGCCTTCTCGGCGATGCCGGACGTGCCCTCGCGGGCTTCCAGCTTCTCGGCCACGGCGTCCAGCGAGACGCCGGAGGCGGCCATCAGGGCCAGCCAGTGGTAGAGCAGGTCGGCGCTTTCGGCGGCCAGGGCGTCCGGCCCCTGCGCGACCGCCGCGATCACCGTCTCGACGGCTTCCTCGCCCAGCTTCTTGGCGGCGAGGGCCGGGTCGTTCAGGAGCTTGGCGGTATAGGACACCGACGGGTCGCCGCCCTTGCGGGCCTCGATCGTGGCGGCCAGGCGGTGCAGGACGTCGGTCAGGCGCTGGCTCATGCGGCCCCCTTCAGAACGTCGAGGCGCACGGGGATCCCCGCCTCGGCCATGGCCTGCTTGGCCTCGCCGATCGAGATCTCGCCGAAGTGGAAGATCGAGGCGGCCAGCACGGCGGCGGCGTGGCCGTCGCGGGCGGCTTCGACCAGGTGCTCGGTCTTGCCGGCCCCGCCCGAGGCGATCACCGGAACGTTCACCGTCGCGGTCACCGCCTTCAGCAGCGGGATGTCGTAGCCGATCTTGGCGCCGTCGCGGTCCATCGAGGTCAGCAGGATCTCGCCCGCGCCGCGCTCGACGACCTTGGCGGCCCACTCGACCACGTCGATCCCGGTGTCCTTGCGGCCGCCATAGGTCCAGACGTTCCAGCCCGAGCCGTCCTCGCGCGCCTTGGCGTCGATGGCCACGACCACGCACTGGGCCCCGAAGGCGTCGGCGCCGCCGGCGATC encodes:
- a CDS encoding YggS family pyridoxal phosphate-dependent enzyme, translated to MSQALADIQSRIAAAEARAGRAPGSVTLVAVSKTQPWEHIAPVLDAGQKVFGENRVQEAMERWGQRREGLELRLIGPLQTNKAREAVAFFDVIETVDREKLARVLAEEIQRSGRAPRLYVQVNTGEEPQKAGIAPGEADTFIAACRQTYGLAVEGLMCIPPFDTDPAPHFAQLRAIAERNGVEKLSMGMSDDFEIAIVEGATSVRVGSALFGSRNYG
- a CDS encoding DUF3576 domain-containing protein yields the protein MERGTMAFERGSVMRGVAAGVLALSMLGVSACSSNKPPKTFSTQSDEPGLNPFKRFGGGGRAPATEGSIGVNGYLWRASLDTLAFMPLASADPYGGVIITDWYVNPETPAERFKATVYILDTRLRADGLNVTVFKQSKDVNGNWVDAPVADQTATDIENAILTRARQLRLSNIKG
- a CDS encoding Smr/MutS family protein, whose translation is MSKKPPPPPGKTGPDDDRRLWRLVASTVTPRGAAKPEKMRSKARIRPSLKSDTALPAEPPTRLVSIAPLRLHPEHLKPAAPKPLKGPAGHIEPNRKLRIVKERDPIGARLDMHGLDQDQARATLEAFIRRSFSQGHRAVLVITGKGKVGQGVLRSRTPEWLTDPSLREMVAGVSTADRRHGGEGALYVALKRRV
- a CDS encoding response regulator transcription factor, whose translation is MAQRKTLLLIDDDDDLRGALAEQLALHEEFAVNEAASAGEGVRMAREIKPDLILLDVDLPDMDGREACRLMRKNGVTAPVIMLTAAASDSDTILGLESGANDYVTKPFRFGVLLARIRAQLRSYEASEDALFRIGPYEFRPSAKLLVDEKQKKVRLTEKETNILKYLYRAGSKPVSREELLTEVWGYNAGVTTHTLETHVYRLRQKIEPDPAVARILITEMGGYRLQP
- a CDS encoding NtrZ family periplasmic regulatory protein — its product is MFAKRFFLAGTAALILTGSASMAFAQAKPHAVAPDFSAKNDFTSAAAGVQYPQDDKRTLRWDAKKGRWGLKLDLDQPTSREMEMQDVQAGAYFKVTPSIRVGGAVSLGESNPALAARKAQQPEAAPRVRLETAFKF
- a CDS encoding phosphoribosyl-ATP diphosphatase, which translates into the protein MSQRLTDVLHRLAATIEARKGGDPSVSYTAKLLNDPALAAKKLGEEAVETVIAAVAQGPDALAAESADLLYHWLALMAASGVSLDAVAEKLEAREGTSGIAEKASRA
- the timA gene encoding TIM44-related membrane protein TimA — encoded protein: MSPWAKSPSPDLEVLQILFLAAVAAIVLYQLYATLGRRVGRQPEDTPVKAGAGGPAPVTTDPHPVLRSEGLAALKARQPDFDPAKFMTGARAAYEQIVTAYADGDRETLKPLLAPEVMANFEQAMAAREAAGRSEKVEFLTSPRLDLESVDLVGDTAKAVVRILAEVRTRTKDERGEGVDDRRTAELWTFEREVRNANPNWLLSFVAAAEA
- the secB gene encoding protein-export chaperone SecB; the encoded protein is MTDTTAPEATTEEAAGQTGVRILAQFVRDFSFENPLAPDSLRAGAAQPAIDMGVEMNARGRPDGLFEVDLKLSARALRDEQAVFHVEVVYGGLFHIAGVSEEDLEPVLLIECPRFLFPYARRLISDVTAEGGFPPFLIDPIDFAGVYAARKAQADGQVVGNA
- a CDS encoding thiamine phosphate synthase, coding for MRGDGELEVLSRTAAAFPPRTVRDRVLPNLLFFTDPARVASPEAIAERLPRGAGIVFRAFSAENAVEQGRRLRAIADARGLILLAGAHPGLAEGIGADGLHMPERLAGEIPKLRAEHARYLITVAAHDLKAVQAAERAGADAVIVSPVFPSNSPSAGQPLGVDGLKALVSATTLPVYALGGVRADTVAQLAGSGVAGIAAVEALAG
- the hisF gene encoding imidazole glycerol phosphate synthase subunit HisF, whose protein sequence is MLKTRIIPCLDVKDGRVVKGVNFVSLRDAGDPVEQARAYDAAGADELMFLDITASSEGRGLILDVISRTAEVCFMPVSVGGGVRQVGDMRRLLLAGADKVSVNTAAVENPDLIAGGADAFGAQCVVVAIDAKAREDGSGWNVWTYGGRKDTGIDVVEWAAKVVERGAGEILLTSMDRDGAKIGYDIPLLKAVTATVNVPVIASGGAGKTEHLVEAARDGHAAAVLAASIFHFGEISIGEAKQAMAEAGIPVRLDVLKGAA
- a CDS encoding L,D-transpeptidase family protein — its product is MLFRAYADGRFELEGRTLRCAIGKAGAIAARDKREGDGKSPLGVWRMREVWYRPDVYTQGPATALPVRATRPQDGWCDAPSDPNYNRPVTLPYPASAERMWRDDAVYDLVVILGHNDDPPVPGMGSAIFMHLARENYPGTEGCVALARADLEAVLAAAKPGDAVEIAG